The Sulfurirhabdus autotrophica genome includes a region encoding these proteins:
- a CDS encoding class I SAM-dependent methyltransferase encodes MNSYVCAICDHHTQNPGPNELGSCRGNTIRFRDQMFHLWKCPKCHSIHNVDPVDFADIYHDYPLNKRKLDIYARGTLKNLLKRLKNAGLSGKSASILDYGCGNGVFLQFLKENGYHNIVGYDPFVEEYKQLPNKLLFDCVVANDVIEHVPDPRATIKECASLVKPGGLLYLGTADSEPVNMNDLEPHIMRLHQPFHRIIITQESLRQLAKETGMELINAYRRSYMDTLMPFSNYRFLDEFNRELGHTLDSALDPKSASIVPRKPMLLFYGLFGYFFPSAYEPAVILRKPAI; translated from the coding sequence ATGAATAGCTATGTTTGTGCAATATGCGACCACCACACTCAAAATCCAGGTCCAAATGAATTGGGCTCATGCCGTGGTAATACAATACGTTTTCGTGATCAGATGTTCCACCTCTGGAAGTGTCCTAAGTGCCATAGCATACATAATGTAGATCCAGTTGATTTTGCCGATATCTACCATGACTACCCACTTAATAAGCGCAAACTCGACATTTATGCCCGCGGGACATTAAAAAACCTGTTAAAACGTCTTAAAAATGCAGGGCTTAGTGGAAAATCCGCATCCATACTGGATTATGGTTGCGGGAACGGCGTATTCCTGCAATTCCTGAAAGAAAATGGCTATCATAATATTGTTGGTTACGACCCTTTTGTCGAGGAATACAAGCAATTACCAAATAAGCTTCTATTTGATTGTGTTGTAGCAAATGATGTCATTGAGCATGTACCTGATCCACGTGCCACAATCAAAGAGTGTGCATCATTAGTCAAACCAGGGGGGCTGCTTTATCTTGGAACAGCTGATTCTGAACCGGTTAACATGAACGATCTTGAGCCACACATCATGCGCTTGCACCAACCATTCCATCGCATCATTATCACTCAGGAAAGTTTGCGCCAACTTGCCAAAGAAACAGGGATGGAACTAATTAATGCATATCGCCGTTCTTATATGGATACCCTGATGCCTTTCTCAAACTACCGCTTTCTAGACGAATTCAACCGGGAACTGGGCCACACTCTGGATTCCGCCCTGGACCCAAAATCAGCCAGCATCGTTCCTCGAAAGCCAATGCTTCTATTTTATGGGCTCTTTGGGTATTTTTTTCCATCTGCCTATGAACCCGCTGTCATCCTGCGCAAACCTGCTATTTAA
- a CDS encoding EDSAP-1 family PEP-CTERM protein, which produces MNMRQTTIAAAVLTALTIGAASQAAASVYARSYLDISNLVILPVTFTGPGGTPVVNTTGVKVGNYTFSGQNTASLNNGPTAADTKVCSGIFGGATSCGASGNRLDPLVVNAAGSTTIQGENTFTFNGPGAGQYANADGKLYTASVAGDASTHTRNIAESELQTGTAAAAASVIDSITKFTFQFSTTAAGTLMIAFDAIQNMLASINDPAGAAHQATGTMNTELKISNDSNPADFVLYNPDGSATTGCVTVGTSFSCSEQLDPFSLNTSVATSTDGTSSALVNSGSFLTFIGLMGSGNYTFTLSEKKSTTLSRVPEPGIMSLLGIGLLGMGLAYRRKNNA; this is translated from the coding sequence ATGAACATGAGACAAACAACCATTGCAGCAGCTGTTTTAACTGCACTTACAATTGGCGCTGCTAGCCAGGCTGCAGCGAGCGTTTATGCCCGCTCCTATCTTGATATCAGCAACTTGGTAATCTTGCCAGTTACGTTCACTGGCCCTGGTGGAACGCCTGTTGTTAATACAACAGGCGTTAAAGTTGGTAACTACACCTTTTCCGGCCAAAATACTGCATCACTGAATAACGGCCCAACAGCGGCCGACACAAAGGTTTGTTCAGGCATATTTGGGGGCGCTACGTCTTGTGGTGCTTCTGGCAACAGACTTGACCCATTAGTTGTTAATGCGGCTGGTAGCACAACGATTCAAGGTGAAAATACTTTTACCTTTAACGGTCCAGGTGCTGGTCAATACGCCAACGCCGACGGCAAACTTTACACTGCTTCTGTTGCAGGTGATGCATCTACTCATACCAGAAACATTGCTGAATCTGAGTTGCAGACCGGTACTGCAGCAGCAGCAGCATCAGTAATTGATTCCATCACCAAGTTTACCTTCCAATTCAGCACAACAGCAGCAGGTACACTGATGATAGCATTTGATGCTATTCAAAACATGCTGGCATCTATTAATGACCCAGCAGGTGCAGCGCATCAAGCTACCGGCACAATGAACACGGAATTAAAGATTTCTAATGATTCCAATCCAGCCGATTTCGTTCTTTACAATCCAGATGGTAGCGCTACAACAGGTTGTGTCACAGTTGGCACGAGCTTTTCCTGCTCCGAACAACTTGACCCATTCTCACTGAATACAAGTGTTGCTACCAGTACTGATGGCACTTCCAGTGCTTTAGTTAATTCTGGTTCTTTCCTAACATTCATCGGACTAATGGGATCAGGTAACTATACCTTTACCTTATCTGAGAAGAAAAGTACGACTCTATCCAGAGTGCCAGAGCCAGGTATTATGTCTCTGTTAGGCATTGGACTACTTGGAATGGGTTTGGCTTACCGCCGTAAAAACAATGCGTAA
- the prsT gene encoding XrtA/PEP-CTERM system TPR-repeat protein PrsT → MLSPQKIKTPFPSLLTALVFSALIGIAGCNKGETSAKYLQEAQTLYKSGQSKAAIIQLKNALQKNAENGDARYLLGKIYNETGDLSAAEKELRKARQLGIDPNNVQLLLAEILLKQGEFKQLLDDTSTSERKGEAGAKILTLRANAHLALGKQDEAKAELEEAIKQQPDNAEAYLGKARLAVAAKDIVEAMKQIDIALEKSPKNIEGWLMKGDLLRMQSNLTGAMAAYQQVVKIEANNVTAHIALASMYLAANKLEEASKEIQVSRKVEPKNLLAKYMAALLEFRQAKYSEARDELQQVLKIAPNHMPSVLLSGAISFALGTYEQAESDLGKFLNQFPNNIYARKLLAATLLKTKQAERALNTLKPALTGEIKDPQLLALAGEVYMAMNDYGNATEYFEKSVAIDPKNTALRTELGVSRLAKGDTAHAVAELESAAGNDPNQHSADIMLALTYLGKKDFDGSLKAIAALEKKQPDNPITFNLKGAAYLGKNDTVNARKSFEHALALKSNYVPAAMNLAQLDIKDKKPELARKRFEAILAKDKDNQQIMLALAVLAAGSGQEKEYVNWLEKAIKANPEVLKPRVLLANYYLQKREPQKALMQAREAQTSNPKNPEALDLLGSMQFAAGEKDNALATYKGLVGQLPKSPLALYKLGSVQFGMNDSASAEASYIKALDMKSDYIEPKVALIALYVKGAKYSDAMKYAQQVQKQLPKAALGFSLEGGVFMAQKEYGQAASVYDKAFKLEKTSELVINAHRSKVLAGNVKSAESQIQQWLVEHPDDLPTRAYLAENYMQHSQNKSAIPQYQFILQKEPNNLLALNNLAWLYQQEKDPRAVEMAEKAYKLQPENIAITDTLGWILVGQGQADRGIKLLQHALSKKPDAGEIHWHLAYGYFQAGNREQAKKELKRLFDSHLSFSEEGKARELLKQLGG, encoded by the coding sequence ATGCTATCACCCCAAAAAATTAAAACACCATTTCCGTCCCTTCTAACGGCGCTTGTTTTTTCCGCACTTATAGGGATTGCGGGGTGTAATAAAGGTGAAACCAGTGCGAAATACCTCCAGGAAGCTCAAACTTTGTATAAGAGTGGACAAAGCAAAGCAGCCATTATTCAGCTAAAAAATGCTTTGCAGAAAAATGCAGAAAATGGGGATGCCAGATATTTATTAGGAAAAATATACAATGAAACGGGTGATCTTTCGGCTGCAGAAAAGGAGCTACGAAAAGCACGCCAGCTAGGTATAGATCCAAATAATGTGCAACTGCTTCTTGCGGAGATTTTACTCAAGCAGGGAGAGTTCAAACAATTACTAGATGATACTTCTACTTCAGAGCGAAAGGGAGAGGCAGGCGCAAAAATTTTAACGCTAAGAGCAAATGCGCATCTAGCTTTAGGAAAGCAAGATGAAGCAAAGGCAGAGCTAGAGGAGGCAATTAAGCAGCAACCTGATAATGCCGAGGCTTATCTTGGGAAGGCACGATTAGCTGTCGCAGCAAAAGATATTGTCGAAGCCATGAAGCAAATCGACATCGCATTGGAAAAATCTCCCAAAAACATAGAAGGTTGGCTGATGAAGGGTGATCTGCTGCGAATGCAATCAAACTTAACAGGTGCCATGGCTGCTTATCAGCAAGTAGTAAAGATTGAAGCAAATAATGTTACAGCTCATATTGCACTTGCATCCATGTACCTGGCGGCCAATAAGTTGGAAGAGGCGAGCAAAGAAATTCAAGTGTCGCGCAAAGTTGAGCCGAAAAACTTGCTGGCAAAATATATGGCGGCATTACTTGAGTTTCGACAGGCAAAATATTCGGAAGCAAGAGATGAGCTTCAGCAAGTGTTAAAGATTGCCCCAAATCACATGCCAAGCGTACTGCTTTCAGGGGCAATCAGCTTTGCACTGGGTACTTATGAACAAGCCGAATCTGACTTGGGCAAATTTCTGAATCAGTTTCCCAACAATATCTACGCCCGCAAATTGCTTGCTGCTACTTTGCTAAAAACCAAGCAGGCTGAGCGGGCATTGAACACCCTTAAGCCGGCATTAACCGGCGAGATAAAAGATCCTCAATTGCTAGCCCTTGCAGGTGAAGTTTATATGGCAATGAACGATTATGGCAACGCAACAGAATATTTCGAGAAATCAGTAGCGATTGATCCCAAGAACACAGCCTTACGAACCGAGTTGGGTGTTAGCCGTCTCGCCAAGGGTGATACGGCGCATGCAGTGGCGGAACTGGAATCGGCTGCTGGAAATGATCCCAATCAGCATTCGGCAGATATCATGCTAGCGCTGACTTACCTGGGAAAAAAGGATTTTGATGGATCATTAAAAGCGATTGCAGCCTTAGAAAAAAAACAACCTGACAACCCCATTACCTTTAACCTTAAAGGTGCGGCCTATTTGGGAAAAAATGATACGGTAAATGCGCGCAAGAGTTTTGAGCATGCATTGGCCTTAAAGTCTAATTATGTCCCCGCAGCCATGAATTTGGCTCAACTGGATATAAAGGACAAAAAACCGGAATTAGCACGCAAACGCTTTGAAGCGATATTGGCAAAAGACAAAGATAATCAGCAAATTATGCTTGCGCTAGCAGTGCTTGCTGCAGGGAGTGGACAGGAAAAGGAATATGTAAACTGGCTGGAGAAAGCAATAAAAGCCAATCCAGAGGTTCTTAAGCCGCGGGTGCTCTTGGCAAATTACTATTTACAGAAGAGAGAGCCACAAAAAGCATTAATGCAAGCTCGGGAAGCACAAACTTCAAACCCCAAAAATCCAGAAGCGTTGGATTTGCTTGGTTCAATGCAATTTGCTGCTGGGGAAAAAGATAATGCTTTGGCAACTTACAAAGGTTTGGTCGGACAGTTGCCAAAATCTCCACTGGCACTATACAAACTTGGTTCAGTCCAATTTGGTATGAACGATTCTGCCTCCGCTGAAGCTTCTTATATTAAAGCACTTGATATGAAGTCTGATTATATAGAACCAAAGGTTGCACTGATCGCACTCTATGTAAAAGGGGCAAAATACTCAGACGCAATGAAGTATGCTCAGCAAGTACAAAAACAGCTTCCAAAAGCCGCGCTCGGGTTTAGTCTCGAAGGTGGGGTGTTCATGGCACAGAAAGAATACGGCCAGGCAGCAAGCGTATATGATAAAGCCTTTAAGTTGGAAAAGACTAGTGAATTAGTAATTAACGCACACCGATCAAAAGTACTTGCAGGAAACGTGAAGAGTGCCGAGAGCCAGATTCAACAATGGTTAGTTGAACATCCTGATGATCTGCCAACCCGCGCTTACCTGGCTGAAAATTACATGCAACATTCGCAAAACAAATCAGCGATTCCACAATATCAGTTTATCCTGCAGAAAGAGCCTAATAATTTGCTTGCACTAAATAATCTAGCCTGGCTTTACCAGCAAGAAAAAGATCCGCGTGCAGTTGAAATGGCAGAAAAGGCTTATAAGTTGCAACCAGAAAATATAGCGATTACAGATACACTCGGCTGGATTTTAGTCGGCCAAGGTCAAGCTGACCGCGGGATTAAATTATTACAGCATGCATTGTCGAAGAAGCCTGATGCGGGTGAGATACATTGGCATCTGGCGTATGGATATTTTCAGGCGGGTAACCGGGAACAAGCTAAAAAAGAACTTAAAAGGTTGTTTGACAGTCATTTAAGCTTCTCAGAAGAAGGAAAGGCACGCGAACTGCTCAAACAGTTGGGAGGGTAG
- a CDS encoding class I SAM-dependent methyltransferase — protein MKMNWVEKMLMNNPIRAAFQIWYEVPLLERLGGRTEGMKVLEVGCGRGVGTEQILNRFGASSVLAMDLDPDMVRLARKRLMKYPADRLSLTVGDVTAIQAEDQSFDAVFDFAIIHHVPIWQDALKEIHRVLKPGGRFFFQEVTSHALEKWSYQTFMVHPVENRFSGTEFINELERLGIQVGTKTTEKYGGDFVYGVGIKK, from the coding sequence ATGAAAATGAATTGGGTTGAAAAAATGCTGATGAATAACCCCATCCGCGCTGCATTTCAAATTTGGTATGAAGTCCCATTGCTTGAGCGACTTGGCGGTCGCACTGAAGGTATGAAAGTGTTGGAAGTAGGTTGTGGGCGAGGAGTAGGCACTGAACAAATACTGAATCGCTTCGGTGCAAGTTCTGTTTTGGCCATGGATCTGGACCCGGATATGGTGCGCTTGGCCCGTAAGCGTTTAATGAAATATCCGGCAGACCGCTTATCTCTCACGGTAGGCGACGTAACGGCTATCCAGGCAGAAGATCAGTCTTTCGATGCTGTATTTGATTTTGCCATTATTCACCATGTACCGATATGGCAGGATGCACTCAAGGAAATTCACCGTGTACTCAAACCTGGAGGGCGTTTTTTTTTCCAGGAAGTTACCAGCCATGCGCTGGAAAAATGGTCATATCAAACGTTTATGGTACATCCAGTAGAAAATCGATTTAGCGGAACTGAGTTTATCAATGAGCTGGAACGACTAGGTATCCAAGTCGGCACTAAGACAACTGAAAAATATGGCGGAGATTTTGTTTACGGAGTAGGAATAAAAAAATAA
- the prsT gene encoding XrtA/PEP-CTERM system TPR-repeat protein PrsT: MRYFSRLNFIVSVAIVGLLSLGGCGSNQTSVEHVANAKNYLDKGEYRPALIELTNAVQKDPKSVEGRWLLGKVALNIGENERAEKEIRKAMELGLSRSAALPILVKSILLQGDMDRVIKESSELPADMPQAEKAATLALRGQALVMKGKLEQARQVLDEALATKSDSGPVHLGIAILNAFNRNYDAARSELDLAIKADPTAPEPWSVLGDLELVQGHAAEAEKAFTESIKVRKVTSLELARRALVRIQLKKYKEAATDIETLKKDGWKDHPYVSYVSGLSYFAQNKYPEALSAFELSYKNDPTFIPNQMYLATTHFRLGHMEQALGLTQKLIAQMPGSSGAKRLLGAIQMSQAEYGAARDLLLSTLKNKPDDIATLNMLANLYLLEGNANQALEYALKAVSIDPKSKQSQDLVMTAKLLAGQKLDEGVGTTDDAYSRNLLLAIASFKQSNHAETLTRATKLHESNPDKVDPLNLMAASHLALNQWEKAKVELEQVLKLSPGDVSATQNIARIEVRIGDPKKAVLLLEPIVKAYPKDVVSALILADAKVRAEGVAASVQVLEQAAKNIPGDQAIRIQLAKTYLQMGQANKTLEITRSVSDTQFQQQPALLELHGKALMVSGDAAGARAVFEKMAKRYPNSSPAHFYLSDSMASSGNSVGARKELERALQLDPKYLPARVGEIKMLVQLGQTKQAKEAISKLHKDFGERTEVLGIDGWFSLGIGDYAAAEKIFTVALKQKPDQELLILLTRSLWLQKKTDQAFIVMKDWLKDHPDDSEVLLSLGEAYLSVGKEADAIATYTQIIKLYPNYVQALNNLAWLLRDKSPKQAFEYAQRAYQLAPKTPVVLDTLGMLTLKNGDISGAASLLRDAATKAPGDAQIQLHLAQALVQQKRSEEARRVLDVVVKKEPKTQSGKEAQALLDSISASKNK; encoded by the coding sequence ATGCGATATTTTAGTCGGTTGAATTTTATAGTATCAGTTGCAATAGTTGGATTGTTGTCTCTTGGTGGTTGTGGCAGCAACCAAACTTCTGTTGAGCATGTGGCAAATGCTAAAAACTATTTGGATAAAGGGGAATATCGCCCAGCGCTCATTGAATTAACCAATGCAGTGCAAAAGGATCCTAAGTCAGTAGAAGGACGTTGGCTACTGGGGAAGGTTGCATTAAATATTGGGGAAAATGAGCGAGCAGAAAAAGAAATCAGAAAAGCTATGGAACTCGGGTTGTCCCGCTCGGCAGCACTTCCAATCTTGGTTAAGTCCATTTTGCTTCAAGGGGATATGGATCGGGTAATAAAAGAGTCATCCGAATTGCCAGCTGATATGCCTCAAGCTGAAAAAGCTGCAACCTTAGCCCTTCGCGGCCAAGCATTAGTCATGAAAGGTAAATTAGAGCAGGCTAGACAAGTACTTGATGAAGCACTTGCAACCAAGAGTGATTCTGGCCCTGTACATCTTGGAATCGCCATACTCAATGCATTTAATCGAAACTACGATGCAGCGCGTAGCGAGCTTGATTTAGCGATTAAGGCTGATCCAACTGCTCCTGAACCCTGGAGTGTACTTGGTGATCTGGAGTTGGTGCAAGGACATGCAGCCGAAGCGGAGAAAGCATTCACTGAGTCGATCAAGGTTCGAAAAGTGACCAGTTTAGAGTTGGCGAGACGCGCGCTGGTGCGCATACAGCTTAAAAAATACAAAGAGGCTGCGACTGATATTGAAACACTCAAAAAAGATGGGTGGAAAGATCATCCCTATGTGAGCTACGTGAGTGGATTGTCTTATTTTGCGCAGAACAAATATCCAGAAGCGTTATCCGCGTTTGAGTTAAGTTACAAAAATGACCCAACATTTATACCTAATCAGATGTATCTGGCAACTACACACTTTCGCCTTGGACACATGGAACAGGCCCTTGGTTTAACCCAAAAACTGATTGCTCAGATGCCTGGCTCCTCTGGCGCCAAGCGGCTGCTTGGCGCGATACAGATGAGTCAGGCAGAATATGGCGCTGCGCGTGACTTGCTTCTTAGCACATTGAAAAATAAGCCGGATGACATTGCTACTCTAAACATGTTAGCTAATTTGTATCTTTTGGAAGGCAACGCGAATCAGGCTTTGGAATATGCACTGAAAGCCGTATCAATTGATCCAAAATCTAAACAATCACAAGATTTGGTGATGACTGCCAAGCTGTTGGCGGGACAAAAGCTGGATGAGGGCGTGGGCACTACCGATGATGCCTATTCACGAAATTTACTGCTTGCGATAGCAAGTTTTAAGCAAAGTAATCATGCAGAAACCCTCACGCGTGCAACCAAATTGCATGAAAGTAATCCAGACAAAGTCGACCCTTTAAATTTGATGGCTGCATCCCATCTTGCTCTAAATCAGTGGGAAAAAGCTAAAGTCGAGCTTGAGCAAGTGCTGAAACTCAGTCCAGGTGATGTTTCTGCTACACAGAATATTGCCAGGATCGAAGTCAGGATCGGTGATCCAAAAAAGGCGGTGCTTTTACTGGAGCCGATCGTGAAAGCGTATCCAAAGGATGTGGTGTCTGCCTTGATTCTTGCAGACGCAAAAGTACGTGCAGAAGGTGTTGCGGCCAGTGTTCAGGTACTGGAGCAAGCAGCTAAAAATATTCCTGGGGATCAGGCTATCCGGATTCAGCTTGCTAAAACATATTTGCAGATGGGTCAGGCCAATAAAACCTTGGAAATTACACGTAGTGTAAGTGATACACAGTTTCAGCAACAGCCAGCGTTATTGGAGTTGCATGGTAAGGCACTCATGGTAAGTGGTGACGCTGCTGGAGCGAGAGCGGTGTTTGAAAAAATGGCAAAACGTTATCCTAATTCCTCGCCAGCACATTTTTATTTAAGTGACAGTATGGCTTCAAGTGGTAATTCCGTTGGAGCACGAAAAGAATTGGAACGCGCATTGCAACTGGATCCTAAATATTTGCCAGCGCGTGTGGGCGAGATCAAGATGCTTGTGCAACTAGGGCAAACCAAGCAGGCAAAAGAGGCCATATCCAAATTGCACAAAGACTTTGGCGAGCGCACAGAGGTACTAGGGATTGATGGTTGGTTCTCGCTTGGGATCGGTGATTATGCTGCTGCTGAGAAAATTTTCACAGTAGCCCTGAAACAAAAACCAGATCAGGAGTTGTTGATATTGCTTACCCGAAGTTTGTGGTTGCAGAAAAAAACGGATCAAGCGTTTATTGTGATGAAGGACTGGTTAAAAGATCATCCGGACGATTCAGAAGTGCTTCTCTCATTAGGAGAGGCTTACCTGAGCGTTGGAAAGGAAGCTGATGCGATAGCGACTTATACGCAGATAATTAAACTCTATCCTAATTACGTTCAGGCATTGAATAACCTTGCATGGCTATTACGCGATAAATCTCCAAAACAGGCGTTTGAGTATGCGCAACGAGCTTATCAATTAGCGCCAAAAACGCCTGTCGTATTGGACACATTAGGGATGTTAACGCTAAAAAATGGCGATATTAGCGGCGCAGCCAGCTTGTTACGAGATGCAGCAACTAAGGCACCCGGTGATGCACAGATTCAGCTACATTTGGCACAAGCTTTGGTTCAGCAGAAACGATCAGAAGAGGCTAGACGCGTCCTTGATGTGGTGGTTAAAAAGGAACCCAAAACACAATCAGGCAAGGAAGCTCAAGCTTTGCTAGATAGCATAAGTGCTTCCAAAAATAAATAA